The window GTCACTACTAGTCACCACTGGTCACTACTAGTCACCACTAGTCACTACTAGTCACCACTAGTCACTACTAGTCACCACTAGTCACTACTAGTCACTAGTCACCACTAGTCACTACTAGTCACTAGTCACCACCAGTCACCACTAGTCACTACTAGTCACCACTAGTCACTATTATTCACCACTAGCCACTACTAGTCACCACTAGTCACTACTAGTCACCACTAGTCACTACTAGTCACCACTAGTCACTACTAGTCACCACTAGTCACTACTAGTCACCACTGGTCACCACTAGTCACCACTGGTCACCACTAGTCACTACTAGTCACCACTAGTCACTAGTCGCCACTAGTCACTACTAGTCACCACTAGTCACCACTAGTCACTATTATTCACCACTAGTCACTACTAGTCACCACTAGTCACTACTAGTCACCACTAGTCACTATTATTCACCACTAGTCACTACTAGTCACCACTAGTCACTACTAGTCACTAGTCACTAGTCATCACTAGTCAGGCTTTACCTTCAAGTTGTTTCGATCTTGCCACATACAGACATGGACAAGTTCATTGGCTGTGGAATTGTAAATTATATTCAAGGTTACACAACATCAGTGAACATTCGCACTTCTGACTTCAACCTTTctttcaatgtcagtaagacaaaggagacagtgatcgaccaggaagtgaagcggtgccCAGACCCCAGCTTGCATTGAAGGCACGGAAACTTCAAACTGCCAAgtatcaatatcaccaacaattctcCTGGACACATGCTGTCACATTGAAGCAATAGCAATATCTCTGCTTCtttagaaggtttaggaagtttgcCACAattctcaccaacctctacagatgcatcattgaaaacatttaaTGAGATTGATCACAGCTTTGTTTGGGAACAACTGCATCAATTTCTCCATCCAACAGAaactgcagtgaattgtggacacagcccagaccatcacacaaaccaatctcccttccattgactccatctatacctcacgctgcctcggcaaggccagcagcatcatcaaggaccagtcgcaccccggccactccctcttctcccctctcccatcgggcaaaaggtatagaaatgtgaaaacacacacctccagattcagggacagtttcttcccagctgctatcaagccattgaaccatcctgccacaacTGGAGAAtagccctgagctactatctactgcATCTCGTTGTGGAGActctcgggctatctttgattggactttgctggctttatcttgcaataaacgtaATTCCCTTTCTCCTGCATCTGTCCACTgtgaatggatcaattgtaatcatgtatagtctttccatagactggatagcacgcaacaaagcctttcactataccttggtacacgtgacagacAATAAACAAAATGTTGTAGATGGTTGTGTCCAGGTCTCTGCCCACAGGAGCGATGTCCTGGGATGGTGGACAACCTGCAGCCACAACCAATCTCTGTATTGTGATGTATCACCCCAAGCAAGAACCAACAGTTCCCGGTCTACCTGGTGTTCTGGGCTCTCTGTTGTGTCCTGTCTCCACTGATTGTCAGAGTTGTCCCTGAACTCCAACCTCCACACCATTGGCATCAACTCGTCCACAGCCCTAGTGAGTTGTTGCTGAGTGTCAGTGAGATCAGGTGCAAAGCCACGTCAGAGAGGACTTGGCCGACAGGAGCAACCCAGCATTCCCTGGCATCCTCCTCcatgcccaccctccccccatgcCCACCTTCACtggtgcccccctcccccatgccccccctccccccgtgccCACCCTCACTggtgcccccctcccctcactcactcacatacaaGTGCGTGCCAGTAGCCTGGGGCACGTGGTTATTTTAAACTCACCTCAACAATCCCGACTCTGTTCTACACAGCTTCTCACTGGGTTACTATTTGACGGCCAGATTATGTAAAATTGGAAGAGTTTTCAGAGAATCTCATGATTCTAGCCATGTTGTGATTTGTTGTGTCAGTGTTGTGTCccatggagggagggtggggccGGTGGGATGTTTGCCTCGGGTTTGGGGGTCTGTACCTGGGGGGCCGGATCCACACTGAGGTGGAGCCAACATCAGACAAACACCGTGGGCTGGGCAAGGGGTGGGGAACAACAATCCTCATTCACcaggagagcgggggggggggtggggggggagagttagatatagaaacatagaaaataggtgcaggagtaggccattcggcccttcgagcctgcaccgccattcaatatgatcatggctgagttggaggggagagggggatgtggagagggagggagagggggagacggggagatggagggggtagggagaggggacgatggggggaggggatggaagatGGGGCGagatggagagggaagggggagatgaggggctcagggggaggagaagagaagaggggaggggaagaggagtagaggagaggggagggggagatggggaaatggggaggagaggggctcagggggagggaggtgaggcgagaggggaggagaggggttgtGGGTGGGAGAGTGAGCAGCCAGCGTCCAACAGGTAGACATACATATACAGGGCTgcacagcacagaagcagacccttcggtccaccttgTTCATGTCAACCCAGTTggtattctgggctagtcccatttcacTGCATTTGCCCACAGCCCTTGAAACCTTCCTACCCATATATCTGCCCAATCGTCGCTATAGTTAGTTACCCCTTGCAGACGGCTGACTGACGACTCATCTCAAGCTCAAGGTGGGAAACTGTGGACTGGATTGCTGTGGACTGGATCATGGGCAATGCTGCAACGTGGAAACTCTGTGCAGGGGCAGGGGAACACGGACTGGAGCTTATCCAGACTTTCCAGGGTAGTTTTGGCGTTGCCAATCTTGGCGAGTCTTGTATactaagtcatacagcatggaaacaggcccttcagcccaacttgcccatgccgaccaacatgccccatctacactggtcccacctgcctgtgtttggcccatattcctctcaccctttcctatccatgtgcctttccaaatattTGTTCaaatgctgtgatagtacctacctcacccacctcatctggcagcctgccctcctttgtcccccccccccccattcccccccatgTTCCaactcccccctcatcttaaaccctggccctcgattcaccaactctcaGTAAAaggcctgatctattcctctcatggttttgtacacctctatttgatcacccctcatcctcctgcgatccaaggaatagTCCACACCAGGCTGAGTTGCTGCTCTGAAGGAGGTTAAACAGATGTCCGTGAGAGGAGAAggtcaacaaaaatgctggagaaactcagcgggtgaggcagcatctatggagcgaaggaataggtgatgttttgggtcgagacccttcttcagactgatggagagaTGTCCTGGTGTGTAGTTGTTGGTCAGCGCAGATGTTGTACGGCCAGATTGTGACCCGTCCACACACACAGCTGCAGTGGCTGCACGAACCCGACCTTCTGGCTCATGAGTCGGGAATGAAACAACTCGTGCACAGATCCCACTTGGCCCTGGGGAATACTCAATGCCCTGCACCAGCCACTGGCTACACCAGACGGCATCACAATGCTGCCTTCATCAGAGGGTGTTCGCTGGACGTTGGGCTAACTTGGAGCattgaaggttgaggggagaccagatagaCGTTTATAATGTTCTGAGCGGCGTAGATAAACTAGACTGTCAGACCTTTGCAGGCTGGAAATATGAAAGGCTTTGAGCTTTGAGCTACGTAGCGTTCAGGTGAGAGTGACGTTTAGGACAAGTGTTTTTACATGGAATGTGTGTGTCTGGAACGTGCTGGCAGGAGGAAGATACCATCGTGCCAtctaagataggcacatggatgtgtagggaatggagtgatatggatcacgtgtgggCAGAGACTAGtctaacggcatcatgttcagcatggacattgtgggccgagtggcctggacTCTGCTACACTATTCAACATTCTATGTGACATGTGTTGCGAGGCAGTTACATGGAAACACTTTCACTTCCAACACAGATGTGGCCGGTGTAATACAGGCAACATCTTTTGATTTATATATCCGCCTTGTAGAGGCTATGGTACAACACAACTGCTGCACTAATGCCAGTGGCCAGTGGACAAGACTGTACATTTCACCATAAACCTTCAAGACAAACAGTTTTCTTTATCAAACAGATTTTTACTTCACACAAAAGCAAGTACATAGAAGGTCAACAAAACGGCCATGTGGCTGAAagttcagtggggggggggggggggggcgagtgcaTGCGTCACCTGTCAGGTTCAGTGTTGCCCAGGTTGTGGACCCAAGACATGGGCAGCCTCTCTCCCcatggacgctgcctgacctgctatgttTCCCGCTGAGGGCCCTGTCCTTTCCTCACCCTGACCAGACGCACTCCGGCGGGCAAGAGGTCACGGTGTCGCCGGGAATCTGGGCTGATGATCTCCTTGAATGGAGAGGACAGGctggaggggccgagtggcccacTTATTCCTCCCGGTCCACAGCTTCATAAAAGACAAAGCCACGACTGGTCTCCGACAGCAAGCAGTGCTGgcccgcagcaccagagaccaggggtcCCCCACTGAACTGGGGGTCCCACACTGAACCAGGGGtcccacagtaccagagaccaggGGTCCCGCGCACTGAACCAGGGGTCCCACACTGAACCAGGGGtcccacagtaccagagaccaggGGTCCCGCGCACTGAACCAGGGGTCCCGCAGTACCAGAGACCAGGAGTCCCACACTGAACTGGGAGTCCCACACTGAACTGGGGGTCCCCCACTGAACTGGGGGTCCCACACTGAACTAGGGGTCCCACACTGAACCAGGGGTCCCACACTGAACTAGGGGTCCCACACTGAACCAGGGGTCCCACACTGAACCAGGGGTCCCACACTGAACCAGGGGTCCCACACTGAACCAGGGGTCCCACACTGAACCAGGGGTCCCACACTGAACTAGGGGTCTCTGAGCCAGGAAACTGGCTCCTGATTAAAACAAGCACCCGCAGTGACT is drawn from Amblyraja radiata isolate CabotCenter1 unplaced genomic scaffold, sAmbRad1.1.pri scaffold_1232_ctg1, whole genome shotgun sequence and contains these coding sequences:
- the LOC116969805 gene encoding uncharacterized protein LOC116969805 — protein: MSAESDPAVCTGPGVCPQGHCPRTKGQPGHRLKPSPHHKENKTIVMPSGSIPVHMLLLVLGTSPVSGQWTCPESLRVLVLIRSQFPGSETPSSVWDPWFSVGPLVQCGTPGSVWDPWFSVGPLVQCGTPSSVWDPWSLVLWDPWFSVGPLVQCAGPLVSGTVGPLVQCGTPSSVGDPWSLVLRASTACCRRPVVALSFMKLWTGRNKWATRPLQPVLSIQGDHQPRFPATP